A stretch of Cheilinus undulatus linkage group 20, ASM1832078v1, whole genome shotgun sequence DNA encodes these proteins:
- the LOC121528138 gene encoding troponin T, slow skeletal muscle-like: MLDIHRKRMEKDLLELQTLIDVHFEQRKKEEEELIGLKERIESRRAERAEQQRVRAEKERDRQTRIAEERQRKEDEEAKKRADDEAKKKKVLSNMGAHFGGFLAKVEQRRGKKQTAREIKKKTLSERRKPLAIENLREDGLRERAKEMWEWIYQLESEKFDLTEKMRRQKYEINVLLNRIQHAQKFKKGHGKGKVGGRWK, encoded by the exons ATGTTA GATATCCACAGAAAGAGGATGGAGAAGGACCTTCTAGAGCTGCAGACTCTGATTGATGTCCACTTTGAgcagagaaaaaaggaggaagaagagctGATTGGACTCAAAGAAAGGATT GAGAGTCGCCGAGCAGAACGAGCAGAGCAGCAGCGTGTGAGAGCTGAAAAAGAGCGGGACAGACAGACACGGATTGCT gaggagagacagagaaaagaggaCGAGGAGGCCAAAAAGAGAGCAGATGATGaggcaaagaagaaaaaagtgctCTCCAACATGGGAGCTCACTTTGGAGGGTTCTTAGCCAAG GTGGAGCAGAGACGAGGCAAAAAGCAAACTGCGAGGGAAATCAAGAAGAAGACTTTGTCAGAGAGACGCAAGCCACTAGCCATTGAGAACCTGCGGGAAGACGGCCTGAG AGAACGAGCCAAGGAGATGTGGGAGTGGATCTACCAGCTGGAGTCAGAGAAATTCGACCTGACCGAGAAGATGAGGAGGCAGAAGTATGAG ATCAACGTCCTCCTGAACAGAATCCAACATGCTCAGAAATT CAAAAAGGGCCATGGGAAGGGGAAGGTTGGAGGTCGCTGGAAGTAA
- the LOC121528136 gene encoding dynein assembly factor 3, axonemal-like, protein MSAGRASEGAGCISWWGFSPARDLLRTGPVRHEGKANVLLVGSGDPRHILKTIAGLQGTESFHVWVLENSMEVVARQLLLLYLALMPPESMGNNEKTEVFLDMFGNSEIRSQTEETLKCAASQLTLCATETLEKEAHPCLNITLLKFKERDELDRIFKSWIQPQSSAPIIMSRAWDYRVRQHLGSRYDSKKGCFDWDLTMKLHEKKCGVINKQQYVRWRERGLAFEMREGVYQITNPSLLSSRVFSQKGERVAVRGYWGDVVSSPYLSFGIETDDQDLLKTQNGQHTKTAQDISFANITAMFQSLSSRRGCPTSSQSDSEAEEPSTQTDRKSVTINDLMHLKGISVTFLPLDSLQKLHQKQKYSHFFNVIYFSASCVHQLGPSVRQIAAPDAVLVVELAKYILDLNKEQEVGFAETVTSIALEAEFEPWQERKSDDIHAVFTPQKK, encoded by the exons atgagTGCTGGACGGGCGTCCGAAGGTGCGGGCTGCATCAGTTGGTGGGGATTCAGTCCTGCGCGCGACCTGCTCCGAACCG GCCCTGTGAGACATGAGGGTAAAGCCAATGTTTTACTGGTTGGCAGTGGAGATCCACGACATATTTTGAAGACCATTGCTGGTTTGCAGGGAACTGAAAGCTTTCAT gtGTGGGTGCTAGAAAACAGCATGGAAGTGGTTGCTagacagctgctgctcctctaCCTAGCACTGATGCCTCCAGAGAGCATGGGGAATAATG AGAAGACAGAGGTTTTCCTCGACATGTTTGGAAACAGTGAGATCCGCAGTCAGACAGAAGAGACTTTAAAGTGTGCTGCTTCACAGCTTACTCTTTGTGCTACTGAGACTTTGGAGAAAGAAGCGCACCCATGTCTGAACATAACTCTTCTCAAG TTCAAGGAGAGAGATGAGCTGGACAGAATATTCAAGTCATGGATCCAGCCTCAGTCTTCTGCTCCCATCATAATGTCCAGAGCCTGGGATTATCGAGTCAGGCAGCACCTTGGGTCCCGTTATGACTCCAAAAAAGGCTGCTTTGATTGGGATCTGACAATGAAACTGCATGAGAAAAAG TGTGGTGTCATCAACAAACAACAATACGTACGATGGAGGGAACGAGGTTTGGCGTTTGAAATGAGGGAAGGTGTCTACCAAATAACCAATCCGAGTTTGCTTTCCTCAAGAGTGTTCAGTCAG AAAGGGGAAAGAGTGGCTGTCAGGGGCTACTGGGGAGACGTTGTGTCCAGTCCTTACCTCTCCTTTGGCATTGAAACTGATGACCAAGACctgctgaaaacacaaaatgggCAACACACAAAA ACAGCCCAGGATATCTCCTTTGCAAACATTACTGCAATGTTCCAGTCGCTGTCCAGCAGACGGGGCTGCCCCACTTCTTCTCAGTCAGACAGCGAGGCAGAGGAGCCATCCACTCAGACAGACCGAAAATCTGTCACTATTAATG ACTTGATGCATCTAAAAGGGATCTCTGTGACGTTCCTGCCTTTGGACTCACTTCAGAAACTgcaccaaaaacaaaaatattcacattttttcaatGTCATTTACTTCTCTGCAAG CTGCGTGCACCAATTGGGCCCATCGGTGAGACAGATTGCAGCACCAGACGCTGTGCTTGTCGTGGAGTTGGCCAA GTACATTCTGGATCTAAACAAAGAGCAAGAAGTCGGCTTTGCAGAGACAGTGACCAGCATCGCCTTGGAGGCTGAATTTGAGCCTTGGCAGGAGAGGAAGAGTGATGACATTCATGCAGTTTTCACACCACAGAAGAAATAA
- the syt5b gene encoding synaptotagmin Vb: MRLASVGARVRRAAESSEPESEEATEPAHHEHSHSEHHEHTHSEHHPGHDYNHMKEKFMNELGHLPIPMWAVAAIVVVVLVLVACFIFCVFKKCFGKKKKPKKVRERKTGRRRKEKEGEGEAGEKEGEVKKQGEEEEKEQEKLGKLEFSLDYNFTDAQLIVGILQAQDLAAMDMGGTSDPYVKVFLLPDKKKKYETKVQRKNLCPVFNETFIFKIPYAELGGKTLVLQVFDFDRFSKHDMIGEIKIPMNSVDLGQPMQQWRDLESGEKEEQEKLGDICISLRYVPTAGKLTVNIMEAKNLKKMDVGGLSDPYVKIVLQQNGKRIKKKKTTVKKNTLNPYFNESFSFDVPFEQIQKVQVVITVFDYDKLGSNDPIGKTFMGYGATGVGLRHWSDMLANPRRPVAQWHTLLPEEEVDAAVKAKPR, translated from the exons ATGAGGCTGGCCAGCGTTGGGGCCCGTGTTCGGAGGGCTGCAGAGTCGTCCGAACCAGAGTCAGAGGAGGCAACAGAGCCTGCTCATCATGAGCACTCCCACTCAGAACACCATGAGCATACCCACTCAGAACATCACCCTGGCCATGACTACAACCACATGAAGGAGAAGTTTATGAATGAACTCGGTCATCTCCCAA TTCCTATGTGGGCAGTAGCAGCTATAGTTGTGGTGGTCCTGGTTCTAGTGGCATGCTTCATCTTCTGTGTTTTCAAGAAATGCTttgggaaaaagaaaaagcccAAGAAAGTGAGGGAGAGGAAGACGGGTCGCCGCAGAAAGGAAAAGGAAGGTGAAGGAGAGGCGGGAGAGAAG gagGGTGAAGTAAAGAAGcagggggaggaagaggagaaagaacAGGAAAAGCTGGGTAAGCTGGAGTTCTCACTGGACTACAACTTCACTGATGCCCAG CTTATAGTGGGCATCCTCCAAGCTCAAGACCTTGCTGCTATGGACATGGGGGGGACCTCAGACCCCTACGTTAAAGTCTTTTTGTTACcagacaaaaagaagaaatacgAGACTAAAGTTCAACGCAAGAATTTATGCCCTGTTTTCAATGAGACTTTCATCTTCAAG atCCCATATGCTGAGTTGGGGGGAAAGACTTTGGTGTTGCAAGTCTTTGACTTTGACCGTTTCTCAAAGCATGATATGATCGGTGAGATAAAGATTCCCATGAACAGTGTTGACTTGGGCCAGCCAATGCAACAATGGAGGGACTTGGAGAGTGGAGAAAAGGAGGAG CAAGAAAAGCTGGGCGATATTTGCATTTCTTTACGTTATGTACCCACTGCTGGAAAACTGACAGTGAACATTATGGAGGCAAAGAATCTGAAGAAAATGGACGTTGGGGGATTATCAG ATCCATACGTCAAGATTGTTCTGCAGCAAAATGGGAAACGCatcaagaagaaaaagacaacagtcaagaaaaacacactgaatCCTTACTTCAACGAGAGTTTCAGCTTTGATGTTCCCTTTGAGCAGATTCAA AAAGTGCAGGTCGTCATCACGGTGTTTGACTATGATAAACTTGGAAGCAATGATCCGATTGGGAAAACCTTCATGGGTTATGGAGCAACAGGAGTGGGTCTACGACACTGGTCAGATATGCTTGCCAATCCCAGACGTCCTGTGGCCCAGTGGCACACCCTCCTGCCTGAGGAAGAGGTCGATGCAGCAGTCAAAGCAAAACCACGTTAG